A single genomic interval of Methylobacterium bullatum harbors:
- the aroC gene encoding Chorismate synthase, which translates to MSHNTFGHLFRVTTFGESHGVALGCVVDGCPPGIAIEAADIQAELDRRKPGQSRFTTQRREPDQVRILSGVFADDRTGGVQLTTGTPIALEIENTDQRSKDYSEIRDSYRPGHADYAYEAKYGIRDYRGGGRSSARETAARVAAGAIARRVLPADIVIRAALVQMGPHAVDRSRWDWDEVARNPFFCPDVETAKFYEEYLDGIRKDGSSIGAVIEVVAEGVPPGLGAPIYGKLDADLAAAMMSINAVKGVEIGDGFASAALRGEENADEMRSGNAGAPTFLANHAGGVLGGISTGQPLICRFAVKPTSSILTPRMSVTTNNRDVDLVTKGRHDPCVGIRAVPVAEAMMACVLADHYLRHRGQVGTRDRE; encoded by the coding sequence ATGTCGCACAACACTTTCGGCCATCTCTTCCGCGTGACCACCTTCGGCGAGAGCCACGGGGTGGCCCTCGGCTGCGTGGTGGACGGGTGCCCGCCGGGGATCGCCATCGAAGCGGCCGACATCCAGGCGGAGCTCGACCGGCGCAAGCCCGGTCAGTCCCGCTTCACCACCCAGCGCCGGGAGCCCGACCAAGTCCGCATCCTGTCGGGCGTCTTCGCCGACGACCGCACCGGCGGCGTCCAGCTGACCACCGGCACGCCGATCGCCCTGGAGATCGAGAACACCGACCAGCGCTCGAAGGATTATTCCGAGATCCGCGACAGCTATCGGCCAGGCCACGCCGACTACGCCTACGAGGCCAAATACGGCATCCGCGATTATCGGGGAGGCGGGCGCTCCTCCGCCCGCGAGACCGCCGCCCGCGTGGCGGCCGGGGCCATCGCGCGGCGGGTCCTGCCGGCCGACATCGTCATCCGGGCCGCCCTGGTGCAGATGGGACCGCATGCGGTCGACCGGTCGCGGTGGGATTGGGACGAGGTGGCACGCAACCCGTTCTTCTGCCCCGATGTCGAGACGGCCAAGTTCTACGAAGAGTATCTCGACGGTATCCGCAAGGACGGCTCATCCATCGGCGCCGTCATCGAAGTCGTCGCCGAAGGCGTGCCGCCGGGCCTCGGAGCACCGATCTACGGCAAGCTCGACGCGGATCTCGCCGCCGCGATGATGTCGATCAACGCAGTCAAGGGCGTCGAGATCGGCGACGGCTTCGCCTCGGCGGCTTTGCGCGGCGAGGAGAATGCCGACGAGATGCGCTCGGGCAATGCCGGGGCGCCGACCTTCCTCGCCAACCATGCGGGCGGCGTTCTCGGTGGCATTTCCACCGGTCAGCCGCTGATCTGCCGCTTCGCGGTCAAACCGACCTCCTCCATCCTGACGCCGCGCATGAGCGTGACGACCAACAACCGCGACGTCGATCTCGTCACCAAGGGCCGCCACGACCCCTGCGTCGGCATCCGCGCCGTGCCGGTCGCCGAGGCGATGATGGCATGCGTGCTCGCCGATCACTATCTGCGTCACCGGGGGCAGGTCGGGACGCGCGATCGGGAGTGA
- the hdaH_1 gene encoding Histone deacetylase-like amidohydrolase, which produces MSVTTLYVSHPSALDHQMPEGHPERSDRIRAVEAALEKERFSGLLRESAPRAETETVALAHPVPYVEAIIAASPRSGYVQIDSDTLMSPGTLDAALRGVGGAVHAVDAVMSGACSNAFVAMRPPGHHAERMQAMGFCLFNSAAIAVRHARERHGASRVALVDWDVHHGNGSQDIFWDDAAVMYASTHEMPLFPGTGAVGERGTHDTIVNVPLRAGDDSGIFREKFEKGVLARLSAFAPDLIVISAGFDAHRLDPLASVELDEADFGWATRKLMELADKHAGGRIVSVLEGGYSLDGLARSVTAHMDALMGR; this is translated from the coding sequence ATGAGCGTGACGACCCTGTACGTAAGCCACCCCTCCGCGTTGGATCACCAGATGCCAGAGGGGCACCCGGAACGATCGGACCGGATCCGCGCCGTGGAGGCCGCCCTGGAGAAGGAGCGGTTCTCGGGTCTGCTGCGCGAATCGGCGCCCCGCGCGGAGACGGAGACGGTCGCCCTCGCCCATCCCGTTCCCTATGTGGAGGCGATCATCGCGGCCTCCCCGCGGTCGGGCTACGTCCAGATCGATTCGGATACGCTGATGTCGCCGGGCACCCTCGACGCGGCCCTGCGCGGCGTCGGCGGCGCCGTCCATGCCGTGGATGCGGTGATGAGCGGGGCCTGTTCGAACGCGTTCGTCGCCATGCGGCCGCCGGGCCACCATGCCGAGCGCATGCAGGCGATGGGCTTCTGCCTGTTCAATTCCGCCGCCATCGCCGTCCGCCATGCGCGCGAGCGCCACGGGGCCAGCCGGGTCGCGCTGGTGGATTGGGACGTCCACCACGGGAACGGCTCACAGGACATCTTCTGGGACGATGCGGCGGTGATGTATGCTTCCACCCACGAGATGCCGCTGTTTCCCGGCACGGGGGCGGTGGGCGAGCGGGGCACTCACGACACCATCGTCAACGTGCCGTTGCGGGCCGGAGACGACAGCGGCATTTTTCGCGAGAAGTTCGAGAAGGGGGTCCTCGCCCGCCTCTCCGCCTTCGCCCCCGACCTGATCGTGATCTCGGCTGGCTTCGACGCCCACCGCCTCGATCCGCTGGCCAGCGTCGAACTCGACGAGGCCGATTTCGGCTGGGCCACGCGGAAGCTCATGGAACTCGCCGACAAGCATGCCGGCGGCCGGATCGTGTCGGTGCTGGAGGGCGGCTACAGCCTGGACGGTCTCGCCCGGTCCGTCACCGCCCATATGGATGCGCTGATGGGACGATGA
- the mepM_2 gene encoding Murein DD-endopeptidase MepM, giving the protein MRFSFPMIGGIRLPNAGRRLVPALVCGLAIATLWAGAATWYLVFHDEILARFVSQQTALQYAYEERIGALRLQLDRATMEHLATREGLAARVADLSQRQAAMEKRQAQLSLLASEAGRPIARADRNAGDDPAETGALGYAPTITDPIAKSPAKTAPKPFPTPDAFELRSRDGAPGRQSMQETEQVLAGLEQRLDGLGAHQIRTLDGLGVRAIRGSQRLRDIVIRVGLDPQRFERQREAGLGGPLVPLATDPFGIAVGQVQRALGEEERLRRIASALPLRRPLSGDYSMSSGFGPRLDPFTRGLALHTGLDMKAEFGESARATAAGRVTVADYNGGYGNMVEVDHGNGLATRYAHLSSIAVGAGQWVDAGAAIGRVGSTGRSTGSHLHYETRIDGEPVDPLRFLRVLSGSDAQFLAAR; this is encoded by the coding sequence ATGCGTTTCTCGTTTCCCATGATCGGTGGAATACGCCTGCCGAACGCGGGACGACGCCTCGTCCCGGCCCTTGTTTGTGGCCTCGCCATCGCCACGCTTTGGGCCGGTGCCGCCACATGGTACCTCGTATTCCACGACGAGATCCTGGCCCGCTTCGTATCGCAGCAGACCGCCCTGCAATATGCCTACGAGGAGCGGATCGGAGCCCTCCGGCTGCAGCTCGACCGGGCGACGATGGAGCATCTCGCCACCCGCGAGGGATTGGCCGCGCGGGTGGCCGATCTGTCCCAGCGACAAGCCGCCATGGAGAAGCGTCAGGCCCAGCTTTCGCTCCTCGCGAGCGAGGCAGGGCGCCCCATCGCGCGTGCCGACCGGAACGCGGGGGACGATCCCGCCGAGACCGGGGCGCTCGGTTACGCGCCCACGATCACCGACCCGATCGCCAAATCTCCGGCCAAGACTGCGCCAAAACCCTTTCCGACGCCCGACGCCTTCGAGTTGCGCTCACGCGACGGCGCGCCCGGCCGTCAATCCATGCAAGAGACCGAGCAGGTTCTGGCGGGGCTGGAGCAGCGCCTCGATGGTCTGGGCGCGCACCAGATTAGAACCCTCGACGGGCTCGGCGTGCGCGCAATCCGCGGCTCGCAGCGCCTGCGTGACATCGTCATCCGTGTCGGCCTCGACCCGCAGCGTTTCGAGCGCCAGCGCGAAGCGGGGCTCGGCGGGCCGCTCGTGCCGCTCGCCACCGATCCGTTCGGCATCGCCGTGGGACAGGTCCAGCGGGCCCTGGGCGAGGAAGAGCGACTGCGACGGATCGCATCCGCCCTCCCCCTGCGGCGGCCCCTGTCCGGGGATTACAGCATGTCGAGCGGGTTCGGCCCTCGCCTCGATCCGTTCACGCGCGGGCTCGCCCTGCATACCGGCCTCGACATGAAGGCGGAGTTCGGGGAAAGCGCACGCGCAACGGCGGCCGGCCGGGTGACGGTCGCCGATTACAACGGCGGCTACGGCAACATGGTCGAGGTCGATCACGGCAACGGGCTCGCCACCCGCTACGCCCATCTCTCGTCCATCGCGGTGGGCGCCGGACAATGGGTCGATGCCGGAGCCGCCATCGGCCGCGTCGGCTCCACCGGACGCTCGACGGGAAGTCACCTGCATTACGAGACGAGGATCGACGGCGAGCCCGTGGACCCCCTGCGGTTCCTGCGCGTCCTCAGCGGATCGGACGCGCAGTTCCTCGCTGCCCGCTAG
- the ribBA gene encoding Riboflavin biosynthesis protein RibBA, producing the protein MPHTHVTQAIEAYARGEIVVVTDDDDRENEGDLVVAASLCTPEKMAFIVRNTCGIVCAPLTRAEARRLRLDPMVASNDAPLGTAFTVTVDVKHGLTTGISAEQRCNTVRALANGNMGESDFVRPGHVFPLIAKDGGVLMRSGHTEAAVDLCKLAGLPPVGVICELANDDGTVMKGPQITAFSELHNLKRVSVADLIAYRQAREKLVERVGTFPVKSEFGELTGFAYTTPFETVQQFAFVQGDIGDGRDVLVRLHRSNVVADVIGGGKSIDCVLRRFAKEGRGVLVYLRDGTAGVPLSSYAEEGAEAQRVRQWREVGLGAQILRDLGIVSIRNLATSSRSYVGLSGFGIDLLGEVPLEG; encoded by the coding sequence GTGCCCCATACCCACGTCACGCAGGCCATCGAGGCCTATGCCCGCGGCGAGATCGTCGTCGTCACCGATGACGACGATCGCGAGAACGAGGGCGACCTCGTCGTCGCGGCTTCCCTCTGCACGCCGGAGAAGATGGCCTTCATCGTCCGCAACACCTGCGGCATCGTCTGCGCGCCGCTCACCCGCGCCGAAGCGCGGCGTCTGCGGCTCGACCCGATGGTGGCCTCCAACGACGCGCCGCTGGGCACCGCCTTCACCGTCACCGTGGACGTGAAGCACGGGCTCACCACCGGCATCTCCGCCGAGCAGCGCTGCAACACGGTGCGCGCGCTCGCCAACGGCAATATGGGCGAATCCGACTTCGTCCGCCCCGGCCACGTCTTCCCGCTCATCGCCAAGGACGGCGGCGTCCTCATGCGCTCCGGCCACACGGAGGCGGCGGTGGACCTCTGCAAGCTCGCCGGGCTGCCGCCGGTGGGCGTCATCTGCGAACTGGCCAACGATGACGGCACGGTGATGAAGGGGCCGCAGATCACGGCCTTCTCGGAGTTGCACAACCTCAAGCGCGTGTCGGTGGCCGATCTCATCGCCTACCGGCAGGCGCGCGAGAAGCTGGTCGAGCGCGTCGGGACCTTCCCGGTGAAGTCGGAATTCGGCGAGCTCACCGGCTTCGCCTACACGACCCCGTTCGAGACGGTTCAGCAATTCGCCTTCGTCCAGGGGGATATCGGCGACGGACGCGACGTGCTGGTGCGTCTGCATCGCTCCAACGTGGTGGCCGACGTGATCGGAGGCGGCAAGTCGATCGACTGCGTCCTGCGCCGTTTCGCCAAGGAGGGACGCGGCGTCCTCGTCTATCTGCGCGACGGCACCGCCGGCGTGCCGCTCTCCTCCTATGCCGAGGAGGGGGCGGAGGCCCAGCGCGTGCGGCAATGGCGCGAGGTCGGTCTCGGCGCCCAGATCCTGCGCGATCTCGGCATCGTCTCGATCCGCAACCTCGCCACCTCGTCCCGCTCCTATGTGGGCCTTTCGGGCTTCGGCATCGACCTGCTGGGCGAGGTGCCGCTGGAGGGGTGA
- the tyrS gene encoding Tyrosine--tRNA ligase, translating to MSTATPNTAETFAPKSDFLRVLSERGYIHQGSDLAGIDAAALEGRLTTYVGYDCTAASLHVGHLLSIMMLHWLQKTGGTPITLMGGGTTRVGDPSGRDESRKILTLEQIEENKAGIQKTFSRFLTFGSGGNGATMVDNAEWLTKLNYIEMLRDIGRHFSVNRMMSMDSVRMRLERDQELSFLEFNYMILQSYDFVELNRRYGCILQMGGSDQWGNIVNGIDLGRRMGTPQLYGLTCPLLTTASGAKMGKTAAGAVWLDAGMLSPYDYWQFWRNTEDADVARFLKLFTLLPMDEIARLQALQGAEINEAKKVLATEATALMHGREAADAASETARKTFVEGAVAQDLPSVTVTRSVLEAGLGVLSAFGPDHAKLVPSTSEARRQIKSGGLRVNDVQITDEKAVLTLADLGQDGVVKLSFGRKKHVLLRVE from the coding sequence ATGTCCACCGCCACGCCGAACACCGCCGAGACCTTCGCGCCCAAATCCGACTTCCTGCGGGTTCTGTCCGAGCGCGGCTACATCCACCAGGGATCGGACCTCGCCGGGATCGACGCGGCGGCCCTGGAAGGCCGCCTGACGACCTATGTCGGCTACGATTGCACGGCCGCCTCGCTGCATGTGGGGCATCTGCTGTCGATCATGATGCTGCACTGGTTGCAGAAGACCGGAGGTACGCCGATCACCCTGATGGGCGGCGGCACCACCCGCGTCGGCGACCCGTCCGGTCGTGACGAATCGCGAAAAATCCTCACCCTGGAACAGATCGAGGAGAACAAGGCCGGGATCCAGAAGACCTTTTCGCGGTTCCTTACCTTCGGCAGCGGCGGCAACGGCGCGACCATGGTCGACAACGCCGAGTGGCTGACAAAACTCAACTACATCGAGATGCTGCGCGATATCGGCCGGCATTTCTCGGTCAACCGCATGATGTCCATGGACAGCGTGCGGATGCGCCTGGAGCGCGACCAGGAACTCTCGTTCCTGGAATTCAACTACATGATCCTGCAATCCTACGATTTCGTGGAGCTGAACCGCCGCTATGGCTGCATCCTGCAGATGGGCGGATCGGACCAGTGGGGCAACATCGTCAACGGCATCGATCTCGGCCGCCGCATGGGCACACCGCAGCTCTACGGGCTGACCTGTCCGCTGCTCACCACCGCTTCGGGCGCCAAGATGGGCAAGACGGCAGCGGGCGCGGTCTGGCTCGATGCGGGGATGCTCAGCCCCTACGATTACTGGCAGTTCTGGCGCAACACCGAGGATGCCGACGTGGCACGGTTCCTCAAGCTGTTCACCCTCCTGCCGATGGACGAGATCGCCCGGCTCCAGGCGCTGCAGGGCGCCGAGATCAACGAGGCCAAGAAGGTGCTCGCCACCGAGGCGACGGCCCTCATGCACGGACGCGAGGCCGCCGACGCGGCTTCCGAGACCGCGCGCAAGACCTTCGTGGAAGGCGCCGTGGCGCAGGACCTGCCGAGCGTCACCGTCACCCGCTCAGTCCTGGAAGCCGGTCTCGGCGTACTCTCGGCTTTCGGCCCCGACCACGCCAAGCTCGTCCCCTCCACCAGCGAGGCGCGGCGCCAGATCAAGAGCGGCGGGTTGCGCGTCAATGACGTCCAGATCACCGACGAGAAGGCGGTGCTGACGCTGGCCGACCTCGGCCAGGATGGCGTGGTGAAGCTCTCCTTCGGCCGCAAGAAGCACGTGCTTCTCCGGGTCGAGTGA
- the bcp gene encoding Putative peroxiredoxin bcp yields the protein MPLDTGDHAPAFTLPGAGGEEISLAAFKGRKVALYFYPKDDTSGCALEAQGFNTLGAAFGEADAVVVGVSPDTVKSHDKFRAKYDLTFPLASDESKAMLEAYGVWVEKSMYGRKYMGVERTTVLIDREGRIARIWSKVKVPGHAEEVLAAARALA from the coding sequence ATGCCTCTCGACACCGGAGATCACGCTCCCGCCTTCACATTACCGGGCGCGGGCGGTGAGGAAATCAGCCTCGCCGCGTTCAAGGGTCGCAAGGTCGCACTCTACTTCTACCCGAAGGACGATACCAGCGGTTGCGCCCTGGAGGCGCAAGGCTTCAACACCCTCGGCGCCGCCTTCGGGGAAGCGGACGCCGTGGTGGTGGGCGTCTCCCCCGATACGGTGAAGAGCCACGATAAGTTCCGGGCGAAGTACGATCTCACCTTCCCCCTCGCCTCCGACGAGAGCAAGGCGATGCTCGAAGCCTACGGCGTCTGGGTGGAGAAGAGCATGTACGGCCGCAAGTACATGGGGGTGGAGCGCACCACCGTGCTCATCGACCGTGAGGGGCGCATCGCGCGCATCTGGTCGAAGGTGAAGGTGCCCGGCCATGCGGAGGAGGTTCTCGCGGCGGCGCGCGCGCTGGCCTGA
- the erfK_3 gene encoding putative L,D-transpeptidase ErfK/SrfK, producing the protein MSPTTRSPIPSRHGVLRRSLGAATILSALALGACNTQTATAPLSPPTAHTALAPPPALTGEARDKEWLKQAPQGNVDPKIARTTVDYKTNEPPGTVIVVTKERRLYYVLPDGKAVRYPVAVGHAGMAWAGTANVDRKGEWPDWNPPPEMIARRPELPKRLEGGPTSPIGARALYLAEGKKDTLFRIHGTNEPEKIGQAVSSGCIRMLNADVVDLYERVPIGAKVVVR; encoded by the coding sequence ATGTCGCCCACGACCCGGTCGCCCATCCCCTCCCGTCACGGCGTCCTGCGTCGCTCGCTCGGCGCCGCGACGATCCTGTCCGCCCTCGCTCTCGGCGCCTGCAACACGCAGACGGCGACCGCCCCGCTCAGCCCGCCCACCGCGCATACGGCCTTGGCCCCGCCCCCGGCGCTGACTGGCGAGGCCCGCGACAAGGAATGGCTGAAACAGGCGCCGCAGGGCAATGTCGATCCCAAGATCGCCCGTACCACCGTCGACTACAAGACGAACGAGCCCCCCGGCACCGTCATCGTCGTGACCAAGGAGCGCCGTCTCTATTACGTGCTGCCGGACGGCAAGGCCGTGCGCTATCCCGTGGCCGTGGGCCATGCGGGCATGGCCTGGGCCGGGACCGCCAATGTCGACCGCAAGGGCGAATGGCCGGATTGGAACCCGCCGCCCGAGATGATCGCCCGCCGCCCGGAACTGCCCAAGCGCCTCGAGGGCGGCCCCACCAGCCCCATCGGAGCCCGCGCGCTCTATCTCGCCGAAGGCAAGAAGGACACGCTGTTCCGCATCCACGGTACCAACGAGCCGGAGAAGATCGGTCAGGCCGTGTCGTCCGGCTGCATACGCATGCTCAACGCGGACGTGGTCGATCTCTACGAGCGCGTGCCGATCGGCGCCAAGGTCGTGGTCCGCTGA
- the prfB gene encoding Peptide chain release factor 2, translated as MRERGALEDAAGAIKKLSQDLDDAATLIELGEMEGDQDTILEGENGIRAVEKEAARRQIETLLSGEADGLDTYVEVHAGAGGTESQDWANMLQRMYGRWAERRKYKVDIVEWSDGDEAGIKGATLMVKGHNAYGWLKTESGVHRLVRISPYDSSARRHTSFASVRVYPVIDDRIVIEIKESDCRIDTYRSSGAGGQHVNTTDSAVRITHNPTGIVVACQQERSQHKNRATAWNMLRARMYEAELKKREEKANAENAAKTDIGWGHQIRSYVLQPYQLVKDLRTGTQSTDPDEVLDGALDPFMEASLAQRVYGGAGEVEDIE; from the coding sequence ATGCGCGAGCGCGGCGCCCTCGAGGACGCCGCGGGCGCGATCAAGAAGCTCAGCCAGGATCTCGATGACGCCGCGACGCTCATCGAGCTCGGCGAGATGGAAGGCGACCAAGACACCATTCTCGAAGGCGAGAACGGCATTCGCGCCGTCGAGAAGGAGGCCGCGCGCCGCCAGATCGAGACTCTCCTGTCCGGCGAGGCGGACGGGCTCGACACCTATGTCGAAGTCCATGCCGGGGCCGGCGGCACCGAAAGCCAGGACTGGGCGAACATGCTCCAGCGCATGTACGGCCGCTGGGCTGAGCGCCGGAAGTACAAGGTCGACATCGTCGAATGGTCGGACGGAGACGAGGCCGGGATCAAGGGCGCCACGCTCATGGTCAAGGGCCACAACGCCTATGGCTGGCTCAAAACGGAATCCGGCGTGCACCGCCTCGTGCGCATCTCGCCCTACGATTCGAGCGCGCGGCGCCATACCAGCTTTGCCAGCGTCCGGGTCTATCCGGTGATCGACGATCGCATCGTCATCGAGATCAAGGAATCGGATTGCCGCATCGACACCTATCGGTCGTCGGGCGCCGGTGGCCAGCACGTGAACACCACCGATTCGGCGGTACGCATCACCCACAACCCCACCGGTATCGTGGTGGCGTGCCAGCAGGAGCGGTCCCAGCACAAAAACCGAGCCACGGCCTGGAATATGCTGCGCGCCCGGATGTACGAGGCCGAGCTCAAGAAGCGCGAAGAGAAGGCCAATGCCGAGAACGCGGCCAAGACCGATATCGGCTGGGGCCACCAGATCCGGTCCTACGTCCTGCAGCCGTATCAGCTGGTGAAGGACCTGCGCACGGGCACCCAGTCCACCGATCCCGACGAAGTGCTGGACGGTGCACTCGATCCCTTCATGGAAGCGTCCCTGGCCCAGCGCGTCTATGGCGGGGCCGGCGAGGTCGAGGACATCGAGTAG
- the anmK gene encoding Anhydro-N-acetylmuramic acid kinase, whose amino-acid sequence MTMMRAIGLMSGTSLDGVDVALIETDGEDVKVVRSHNGYLEPLGPTGYRGYTDEDRELLRRALSDSEAVVAREDRPGCLAEAEDFVTAAHAEAVEAFLADNGLSASDIDVIGFHGQTVVHRPDQRMSVQIGDGAALSRRLGIPVVSDMRHADIAAGGQGAPLVPVFHKALAKAAGYDGALGILNIGGVANATLIASNGDVIAFDTGPGNALIDDWMRERTGRPLDDGGRTAARGRPDEPLLAWLLTHPFFFRRPPKSLDRNWFSHKLAGQLSTEDGAATLTAFTARAVARALDHAPEIPTRWIVAGGGARNGELVRLLNYHLRAEITTADAIGWSSAYLEAQAFAHLAVRSLKGLPITFPSTTGVREAMTGGVLARPEA is encoded by the coding sequence ATGACCATGATGCGGGCGATCGGCCTGATGAGCGGCACCTCCCTCGACGGAGTCGATGTCGCCCTGATCGAGACCGACGGCGAGGACGTGAAGGTCGTGCGCAGCCATAACGGCTACCTCGAACCTCTCGGCCCCACCGGCTATCGCGGCTACACCGACGAGGATCGTGAGCTGCTCCGCCGGGCGCTGTCCGACTCCGAAGCCGTGGTCGCCCGCGAGGACCGGCCCGGCTGCCTCGCGGAGGCGGAGGACTTCGTCACCGCAGCCCATGCGGAGGCGGTGGAGGCCTTCCTTGCGGATAACGGCCTCAGCGCCTCGGATATCGACGTCATCGGCTTCCACGGCCAGACCGTGGTCCATCGCCCCGACCAGCGCATGAGCGTGCAGATCGGCGACGGGGCCGCGCTCAGCCGCCGTCTCGGCATCCCGGTGGTGTCGGACATGCGCCATGCCGACATCGCCGCGGGCGGGCAGGGAGCGCCGCTGGTGCCGGTCTTCCACAAGGCGCTCGCCAAGGCGGCGGGCTATGACGGAGCGCTCGGCATCCTCAATATCGGCGGGGTCGCCAATGCCACCCTCATCGCCTCCAACGGCGACGTCATCGCCTTCGATACCGGGCCGGGCAACGCGCTCATCGACGACTGGATGCGCGAGCGCACCGGCCGGCCCCTGGACGATGGCGGGCGGACGGCCGCGCGGGGACGGCCGGACGAGCCGCTGCTCGCCTGGCTCCTGACCCATCCGTTCTTCTTCCGCCGGCCGCCGAAATCGCTGGACCGCAACTGGTTCTCGCACAAGCTCGCCGGCCAGCTCTCCACCGAGGACGGGGCGGCGACGCTCACCGCCTTCACCGCCCGCGCGGTAGCCCGCGCCCTCGACCACGCGCCGGAGATTCCCACGCGCTGGATCGTGGCGGGCGGCGGCGCCCGCAACGGCGAACTGGTGCGGCTCCTGAACTACCACCTGCGCGCCGAGATCACGACGGCCGACGCCATCGGCTGGTCCTCGGCCTATCTCGAAGCCCAGGCCTTCGCGCATCTCGCCGTGCGCTCGCTGAAGGGCCTGCCGATCACCTTCCCGTCGACCACGGGCGTCCGGGAGGCGATGACCGGTGGGGTACTGGCGCGGCCGGAGGCATGA